The window caggttagagaaggatttttaagccttcagacaattgagacatggattgtgtatgtgtgtcattgagGGTCAATGGCaaaacaaaagattgaagtgcctttgaacggggtacagTTTCCCGTCTGTATcaaaatggtccaccactcaaaggacatccagccagcttgacacaactgtgggaaacattggagtcaacatgggccaccaTCCCTTGGAATGCTGTCAACACTTTTTAGAGTCATTggcctgatgaattgaggctgttctgagggcaatagggggtgcagctcaatattaggaaggtgttcctaatgtttggtatactcagtataTAGATAAAGCAGACTGTTAGTGCTAACTGACTCCACTAGGTGGCAGACTTTTACAGACAGATAAGACCTCAGAGCACTGGTTATAGGCGTATCCACAAATGATTTAGAGCCTGAAACCTATACTGTAATTACAATGCATTTAAATAGTATGTACAATGTGTCAGAAAGCTAATGTTAATAATTACAGAAAGAAATTATGACCAAGTCTCTTTGTCTTTACCAATTACAGACTAAGCCTGGTTTCTGTACCTTTTGAGCCAATGTGCCGTCTGTATATTCCAATTGTCAAGGAACATCTTGAAGCTGGTGGCAAACTGGAAccaaggagaggaggacaacatcaGTATACATACATTAACTGTAGATTGTTATAGAAAGAGTTGTGGAAAACATACTGAGACATGAGTGAAGACTACAAATGTTTCAACATTTCACCTCAATATCCATTATCCTCAGATTGGAGATGAGATCCCAACGTGGTGAGCCGTCACTGTTGTATCCATTGAATCCAAATCCTGCTGCGTTGTTGATGGCATCAGCTGTTCAGAATTCAAACACATGCTTTCAGAAACACCATCTCCAGGCAGGCATTCAGTCAAAGGCGAATTGTCAACAAGCGCATCGCACGTGACTTTTACAGGTAATTTACATTTGAGCAGACATCTGCATGGTTTATCATGAACGTGCTCTCCGCAAACGTCAGGGAAATTGCCTTTATATGGCGTGTTCTCAGTATTATCGTGCACAGCTCTGACGCCTCTTTGACTGAGTCCTGGTCTTTTTCATGTCCCAACACTGTACATCCCACAAGGTCCACCATTCCTTAGTGATGGTAATATCATTAATTACATTATCATTCTAATAACAGCATATTATCACAGTGAAGGACAATGCAGGAGCTATACAGGCTGTGCAGccgtgctctgtgtgtgtgtgtgtgtgtgtgtgtgtgtgtagagaaggTTTAATTGAGTCCCACCTCTACCTGCTTGTTATCACCATACTCTCTACGACGCACACCTTGCTgcaaacaatcacacacacaatcacacacacacacacacacacaaaatcacacacacacacacacacacaccttgctgcaaacaatcacacacacacaaaatcacacacacacaccttgctgcaaacaatcacacacacaatcacacacacacacacaaaatcacacacacacaccttgctgcaaacaatcacacacacacacacacacacacactttgctgcaaacaatcacacacacaaaatcacacacacaccttgctgcaaacaatcacacacacacacacacacacacacacacacacacaatcacacacacactttgctgcaaacaatcacacacaaacacagtcggACTGATCTCACCCCCTTACAAAGCTCATCTGTTCTCAGTCTGTAAGGGGTTACTTGTCAACATGGAATAACGGACATTATTGCAGTTAAGAATTGGTTTCAGGGTCAATCAATGAATACAGGCCTAAAACGATTTACTATTGAAAACTGACAAAAGCTACATCCatattctcctcccttctccctttaTACTCTGTCATGGATTTGAAAGCGTTGGATGGTTTAAGCTTTGGCGGAAGGGAGTTTCAACCATGGTTAATGACGATGACTGTGCAAATGCACCcttcaaaaaaacacaaaaaaacaagggTTGAGAATCAGCCAacgggaacagagaggagacccaCCCAGCGTCCAGACGAAGTAGTACTTGGGCCTGGTGGTCAGCATGGACAGGTAGAGGTAGACCACCTGGGCGTAGAAGGGCGTGGTGGCGATGAAGTCGTCGTCGATGTTCCGTTCCACAGGGAACACTTTACAGACCGAGAGGAAAACCATGAGGGAGAAGAAACAGGTGGCCAGTTTACGGACCACTTCAatctgaagaagaggaaggggaggacatcAGCCAATAAAAACACTCTGTCCCAAataaaaccctattccctatatagttcactacctttgaccagggcccatggtcaaaaatagtgcactataaagggaacagggtgccacttAGGAAGCAGCCTCAGCAAAGACTCATATCTGCTTTGCATAATTGATAGCTTCACGAGGAAGTCAAAAAACAGCCATGTTGCTGTTCATTCAGTGAACAATGAATAGTGTCTAGGGAATACTGTGCATTTACTACACAGAAATTCTTTACTGTCTTAGAAAGTTCCAGACAAGCATTGAGAGTAAACGTGGCATGAAAATGCTGCCGATTTGGTAACTGTCCAAAAATCATAGTGGCATTTGAGACCAGTGCTTACGTTTGGGGAGGGGTCAGTCTGTTTGTGTCTGCCGTTGGTCTTCCCATTGGTCTGGTGGTCTTTACTGCGACGGCAGGGCGTTCCCTCGATGAAGGCGATGTAATCGTTGTAGGAGGAGGTGGGGCCAGCCAGTATTCCCATAAAGTTACAGTTATAGCTGAAGTATTCCAGCAGACTGGGCATCCTCCtgcaggggaggtggaggagacgcACAGAGCATCACAACACAGTGACAGTAAGGGCTGTGacacacagaccatcacaacAGTTACAGTAAGGGCtgtaacacacagaccatcacaacacagtgacagtaagggctgtgacacacagaccatcacaacAGTTACAGTAAGGGCtgtaacacacagaccatcacaacacagtgacagtaagggctgtaacacacagaccatcacaacacagtgacagtaagggctgtaacacacagaccatcacaacacagtgacagtaagggctgtaacacacagaccatcacaacacagtgacagtaagggctgtaacacacagaccatcacaacAGTGACAGTAAGGGCTGTAACACACAGACCATAACAACAGTTACAGTAAGGGCTGTAACACCATCACAACAGACCATCACAACACAACAGTTACAGTAAGGGCtgtaacacacagaccatcacaacacagtgacagtaagggctgtaaacacacagaccatcacaacAGTTACAGTAAGGGCtgtaacacacagaccatcacaacacagtgacagtaagggctgtaacacacagacagtaagggctgtaacacacagaccatcacaacacagtgacagtaagggctgtaacacacagaccatcacaacAGTTACAGTAAGGGCtgtaacacacagaccatcacaacAGTTACAGTAAGGGCTGTAACACACAGACCATAACAACACAGTGACAGTAAGGGCtgtaacacacagaccatcacaacAGTTACAGTAAGGGCtgtaacacacagaccatcacaacAGTTACAGTAAGGGCtgtaacacacagaccatcacaacAGTTACAGTAAGGGCTGTAACACACAGACCATAACAACACAGTGACAGTAAGGGCtgtaacacacagaccatcacaacAGTTACAGTAAGGGCTGTAACACACAGACCATAACAACACTGTAACAGTGACAGTAAGGGCTGtaaacacacagaccatcacaacAGTTACAGTAAGGGCtgtaacacacagaccatcacaacacagtgacagtaagggctgtgacacacagaccatcacaacacagtgacagtaagggctgtaacacacagaccatcacaacacagtgacagtaagggctgtaacacacagaccatcacaacACAGTGACAGTAAGGGCTGTGACATACAGACCATCATAACACAGTGACAGTAAGGGCTGTGacacacagaccatcacaacacagtgacagtaagggctgtaaacacacagaccatcacaacacagtgacagtaagggctgtgacacacagaccatcacaacAGTTACAGTAAGGGCtgtaacacacagaccatcacaacacagtgacagtaagggctgtaacacacagaccataacaacacagtgacagtaagggctgtaacacatcacaacacagaccaacacacagaccatcacaacAGTTACAGTAAGGGCTGTGacacacagaccatcacaacacagtgacagtaagggctgtaacacacagaccatcacaacacagtgacagtaagggctgtaacacacagaccatcacaacagtgaacacacagaccatcacaacACAGTGACAGTAAGGGCTGTGACACACAGACCCAGACCATCACAACACAGTTACAGTAAGGGCtgtaacacacagaccatcacaacAGTTACAGTAAGGGCtgtaacacacagaccatcacaacacagtgacagtaagggctgtaacacacagaccatcacaacAGTTACAGTAAGGGCTGTAACACACAGACCATAACAACACAGTGACAGTAAGGGCTGTGACATACAGACCATCACAACACAGTGACAGTAAGGGCTGTGACATACAGACCATCACAACACAGTGACAGTAAGGGCTGtaaacacacagaccatcacaacAGTTACAGTAAGGGCTGTAACACACAGACCATAACAACACAGTGACAGTAAGGGCTGTGACCATCACAACACAGTGacacacagaccatcacaacacagtgacaggggctgtaacacacagaccatcacaacacagtgacagtaagggctgtaacacacagaccatcacaacACAGTGACAGTAAGGGCTGTGACATACAGACCATCACACAGTGACAGTAAGGGCTGTAACACAAAGACCATCACAACAGTTACAGTAAGGGCTGTAACACACAGACCATAACAACACAGTTACAGTAAGGGCTGTAACACACAGACCATAACAACACAGTGACAGTAAGGGCTGTGACACACAGACCCTCACAACACAGTGACAGTAAGGGCTGTAACACACAGACCATAACAACACAGTGACAGTAAGGGCTGTAACACACAGACCATAACAACACAGTGACAGTAAGGGCtgtaacacacagaccatcacaacacagtgacagtaagggctgtaacacacagaccatcacaacAGTTACAGTAAGGGCtgtaacacacagaccatcacaacacagtgacagtaagggctgtaacacacagaccatcacaacagtaagggctgtaacacacagaccatcacaacAGTGACAGTAAGGGCTGTAACACACAGACCATAACAACACAGTGACAGTAAGGACCATCACAACAGTTACTGTGTAACACACAGACCATAACAACACAGTGACAGTAAgggctgtaaacacacagtcacaacacagtgacagtacagtaaggGCTGTAACATACAGACCATCACAACACAGTGACAGTAAGGGCTGTAACATACAGACCATCACAACACAGTGACAGTAAGGGCTGTAAACACACAGACCATAACAACACAGTGACAGTAAGGGCTGTGacacacagaccatcacaacacagtgacagtaagggatgtaacacacagaccataacaacacagtgacagtaagggctgtgacacacagaccatcacaacacagtgacagtaagggatgtaacacacagaccataacaacacagtgacagtaagggctgtaacacacagaccatcacaacACAGTGACAGTAAGGGGCTGTAACACACAGACCATAACAACACAGTGACAGTAAGGGCTGTAACACACAGACCATAACAACACAGTGACAGTAAGGGCTGTAACACACAGACCCTCACAACACAGTGACAGTAAGGGATGTAACACACAGACCATAACAACACAGTGACAGTAAGGGCTGTAACACACAGACCATAACAACACAGTGACAGTAAGGGCTGTGACATACAGACCATCACAACACAGTGACAGTAAGGGCTGTGACACAAAGAAACGGTCTCTCACAGACAATCACAACAGTCACGACAGTGATTTCAGTGACAGTACAGACTGTGATACATGCATGGTTAGAATCCCCAAAgcatatctcccctctctccagagaAACaacaatatacactgaacaaaagtataaatgcaacatgtaaagttttggtcccatgtttcatgagctgatataAAAGATTCCAAAAATGTTCCATACatacaaaaagcatatttctcccaaatgttgtgcacacCATGGCTATGGGGCTAGTCggcatctggtgtgaccactatttgcctcatgcagcgcgacatatCTCCTTCGTATAGcgttgatcaggttgttgattgtggcctgtggaatgctgtCCCAACCCTaacaaaccattcagtgaccactcgtgccctgtggaagGGGGTATTGTCATCCCCCAGACTAGAGAGCCAATTATACCGTCCTCACAGGCTCATACAGGAAGCGGCAATTTTCTACTCAAAATAACTAAAACATACCTGTAAAACATACCTTATAGCCAGGACCTTCTGATTTGGGGTCAGCTGCTCCTCTTTCCGGCACATTCCTGTTGGGGGAGGGAGGTAAAGAAGAACACATATGTAATGCTTGCTTTTGATCAGGGGGGTTTGGTTTCAAAGTTCATTCAAAGATACTGACTTTGCAATGGAATGGAATGAAAACAACATGTCATAGCAGTCTACATGGTTGACAAGGGTGAGGCCACCATTCCCTGCCCATAGGCTTAGTCCCAGAGAGAGGCAGTGGTCTGAGAACTCAGTCGTGTCTTGTCCTCTCCTATGACTGTCCTGTGTGGGTAATGATATCCATTACATCCCtgtggtctctctgtctcactctctgcagGTCCCGGCTGATCTATGGGCTAATTAAAGGACGATAAATTGACTTCCAGGAAGTGCACTGTTGTCTCCCTGTTGTCTCACCAACCCCGCCTCCACGTCGCAGCGCTTTGTCTTGTCCCGCACACCGGGGACGAGGCGAACGGAGTGAAACAGGCTGAATAATTCTGTGTTGTTTATGGCGGCCATTATGCTGATAACAAGATTAGCACAGCTAATCAGCTCACATTACAGCCTAATGCCTGCtggggactggaggagaggagaggtgccaACACCAATACTGGGCGGCACCGACGCCCCAAATCTGGCTCCATTAACAGGCTCAATAACGAACAACACAGTAGGGCATAACTCAGCCTCCCTAAACAATGAGAACGGGGTCAGGGTGTTAATGACTGTTTGGTTTTGTTTGACACAAGGACAGACTACAAGACTGCGTGAGTGACTGCTAAAGGTCAGAAAGAACACATTCCAGAATGCTTTTACACATTCACTCTCCTCTTCTGATCCTAAACAAACGAGGACAATTCCATTCCCAAACACGAGGTAATTTCATCCACCTTTAGTTTGGATCTCAAACAGACCTTTCTGTGTTAGATCGAATAGGTACCAAGGCAAGTCGCAAACACAGGCCAACCACAATCTCCCATACAGGGAACACAGTAAAACACTGGCCAATCAGGATGTCCCATAACGCTTGCTAGttagcaagacagcacaaacagatctgggatcaggctagatGTCCCTAGAATCTGTCACAGGCCTTCACCTAGGTGAATGAAGCCTGGGAGCAGAGTCtacgttgacacacacacacacacacacacacacacacacacacacacacacacacacacacacacacacacacacaaaggaccctgtctttcaaagataatttgtaaaaatccaaataactccacagatcttcattgtaaagggtttaaacacagtttcccatgcttgttcaatgaacaataaacaattaatgaacatgcgcctgtggaacggtcgttaagacactaacagcttacagacggtaggcaattaaggtcacagttatgaaaacttaggacactacaGAGGCATTTCTGCTGACTCCGGAAAACCCCCttaagaaagatgcccagggtccctactcatctgtgtgaacgggccttaggcatgctgcaaggaggcatgagaactgcagatgtggccagggcaataaatggcaatgtccgtactgtgagacgcctaagacagggctacagggagacaggacggacagctgattgtcatcacagtggcagaccacgtgtaacaacacctgcacaggatcggtacatctgaacatcacacctgcgggacaggtacaggatggcaacaacaactgcccgagttacaccaggatcgcacaatccctccatcagtgctcagactgtccgcaataagctgagagagactggactgagggcttgtaggccttttGTAAGGCAGGtgctcaccagacatcaccggcaacaacgtcgcctatgggcacaaacccaccatcgctggaccagacaggactggcaaaagtcgtggttttgtctcaccaggggtgatggtctgattcgcgtttatcatcgaaggaatgagcgttacaccaaggcctgtactctggagcgggatcgatttggaggtggagggtccatcatggtctggggcggtgtgtcacagcatcaatggactgagcttgttgtcattgcaggcaatctcaatgctgtgcgttacagggaagacatcctcctccctcatgtggtacccttcctgcaggcccatcctgacatgacccatactgcttgttctgtgcgtgatttcttgcaagacaggaatgtcagtgttctgccatggccagcgaagagcccggatctcaatcccattgagcacatctgggacctgttggatcggcgggtgaggcctagggccattccccacagaaatgtctgggaacttgcaggtgccttggtggaagagtggggtaacatctcacagcaataactggcaaatctggtgtagtccatgaggaggagctgcactgcagtacttaatgcagctggtggccacaccagatactgactgttacttttgatttagacccccccctttgttcaggaacacattattccatttctgttcgtgacatgtctgtggaacttgttcagtttatgtctcagttgttgaatcttgttatgttcatacaaatatttacacatgttaagtttgctgaaaataaatgcagttgacagtgagaggacgtttatttttttgctgagtttacatacatactgtacatagatacaggtaactgccaaaataatgcaaacacttgagtaaatgagggattcAAAGTACAttaaaagcaggtgcttccacatagGTGTTGTTCCTGAGGTAATTAAGAAATTCACTTCCCAGCTTAGGGTCATGTACAAAAATGCTGAGCAGGCCATTCTTTTGGCTATTCTTTTTTCTACCATGGCTCTGCTCCAATAGGATGACAATATCTCCATCCACAGGGAACGAGTGATCACTGAATGGTTTaatgagcatgaaaacaatgtaaaccatgtgccatggtcGTCTCAGTCACCATATCtccctcaacccaattgaacacttatggaagACTGGAGTGGTACCTGAGAtggcgttttccaccaccatcaacaaaacactaaATTATGGAATTTGTCATGGAAGAATGGTTTCGAATCCCTccgatagagttccagacacttgtagaatctatgccaagtcgcattgatgctgttctggctcatggtggcccaacgccctattaagacaatttatgttggtgtttctttcattttggcagttacttgtagATAGGAGAATGTAGCGCAGGGTTCAAGGATAATAGGTGTAATGCAATGTAACgtaggaggaggatgggggaaaaggcggaagggagagagaggcaccACAGGGGATCCAACAGGGTCAAGAAATGCAGCTTGGAGCATCATGTGACACGtcagaccagtggttcccaactccagtcctccagtttTCCCCACACCGGATACAACTTGTCAAcaaatcatcaagccctcaatgagttgaatcagctgtgtttgtCCGAGGCTACAAGGAAAAGGTTGTTGGGGTCTACTGGAGGACTCGAGGTGGGAAACACTGTTCCAGAGCAAGTCACCGTGTGACAATACAACCTTGTGATCCAACTCCTCCACATCTCTATGGAGAAATAGAGATGGTATGTGAGATATTCCAGCCATGTGGGCATTGTGGTGTGAGGAATATCCCATGTTACTAAAGTTTCCTTCCTTTTCATCCATCTGACTTCAGAGGAAGAGACATGTGACtaatcaaaaaatataaatgcaaaatgtacagtgttggtcccatgtttcaagagctgaaataaaagatcccagaaatgtcccatacaaacaaaaagcttatttctctcacattttatgcacaaatttgtttacatccctgttagtgagcatttctcctttgtcaagataatccatccacctgaaaggtgtggtaaatcaagaagctgattaaacagcatgatcattacacaggtgcaccttgtgccggtgacaaaagaccactctaaaatgtgcagttttgttacacatgttaatttctctaccataagctgcctccaacgttgtttttaatcatttggcagtatgtccaaacgGCCTCATAACCACAGACCAAGTGTATGGCGACGTGTgagcgagcagtttgctgatgtcaacgttgtgaatagagtgctccatggtggtggtggggttatggtataagctatggacaactaACACAATTAACTTTATCCACAGGAGGTTGATGGCACCATATTTGGGGAGGACAGACTCGTGGTAATAGCTGGAGCGGAGTAGTATCACATGctgtccatgtgtttgatgccattctattTGATCCGTTACAGACATTATTAttagctgtcctcccctcagcagcctccatattatcaatggcaatttgaatgcacagagataactatatgagatcctgaggcccattgtcatgcaaTTCATCAGCCACAATCACctcgtttcagcatgataatgttgaaaggatctgtacacaattcctggaagctgaaaatgtcccagttcaccagacatgtcacccattaagcatgtttggaatgctctggattgatATGTACAACAGCaaattccagttcccgccaatatacagcaacttcgcacagccattgaagaggagtgggacaacattccacaagccacaatcaacaggcTGATCatctctatgcgaaggagatgtgtcgcactgcatgggGTAGAGggtagtcacaccagatactgactggttttctgatccacgcctctacTTAATATTTTGTTAAAggtttctgtgaccaacagatgcatcgctgtattcccagtcatgtgaaatccattgattagggcctaatacatttttgcatgttgcagttatatttttgttggGTATATATACACTCTGTGTCTGGTTTGAAGAAAATAAGCTTCTTACCATCATGTATTTCAAACGCCAAACTGGTGATCTTCTGTGTTATCACCATCAtaggcctgagagagagagagaaagagaaagagatggaaatagaaaatatggagagaaaaagagaggagagagagggggagagaagtatGAAAGAAAGAGcagtatgaaagagagagagagagcgagcgagggagggagagagagagagcgagggagagacgtatgaaagagagagagagagcgagcgagggagggagagagagagcgagggagagacgtatgaaagagagagagagcaagggagggggagagagagggagggggagagagagagagggagagaagtatgaaagagagagagagggagggggagggggagagagagagaggaagggggagagagagagggagagagagagggagagagagggagagagagagagcgagggagggggagagagagagagaagtatgaaagagagagaagggggaaagggaATAAGAGCGTTATCATGAAAAAAAAAAGCTATATTCGTTTATAAAGCTGTGCCATATTAATTCAGGCATGGTTTCACACAGTCCTCCAACCCAATGTTAAATGAGGACATCAGGGCACTGTATTACCCCACCCAGGCCCTGACTCAAACCCACAGTCTTACCCTGTGAAGTCAGCAGAGTACATGCCATAGTCGAAGACGTACACGCGTGTGATCTGACAGAAGCTGAGATAGCCCAGGGCCACCACCAGACAGTACCTGAGGTaaaatacacagacagacaaaatgaCTATAGTTCACTACAGTAAGCTAGATGAACATCTATGTACACTTCTGTTATTAGTTAGTATTATTATTgggtccccattagctgttgtgaaagtagtagctactcttcctggggtccacacataacatgacataacacagAACATTCAATACGTACACACGAACTCTCTAGGTCAAACAGCGGaaaggtgttgctttatctgttttttaaaccaggtttgctgtttatttgaacaatatgagatgggagttccatgcagtaatggctctatataatggctctatataatactataCGCTTTctggaatttgttctggatttagCAGCAAATGGATAGCCTCAATTCCCAATCTTCCACATCCATTCATGTAATATTTTGTTAACAGTTGTCCGAGTTGTGAATCTAGCATTGATTTGCTTCTTATTCAAATCCTTCAGTGTAGGAAAACAGCAAAGATACTTATGTAGCTGTGATCATCTTCATGatcggcaggtagccttgggccagtaaccgaaaggtccccgagctgacaaggtaaaaatctgtcattctgcccccaagcaaggctgttaacccactggtccTCGGGCaccaaagacgtggatgtcgattaaggcagccctcctcacctctctgattcagaggggtagGGTTacatgtggaagacacatttcagttgaatgcattcagttgtacaactgactaggtatccccttttcacTTATGATCTGTGGGGATGTGGTGATGTGGGAATTTGGTGATTTGGTGGAGTGGTGATTTGGTAGTGTGGTGATTTGGTGGAGTGGTGATTTGGTGGTGTGGTGATTTGGTGGTGTGGTGATTTGGTGGTGTGGTGATTTGGTGGAGTGGTGATTTGGTGGTGTGGTGATTTGGTGGTGTGGTGATTTGGTGGTGTGGTGATTTGGTGGTGTGGTGATTTGGTGGAGTGGTGatttggtggtgtggtggtgtggggttttggtgatgtggtggtgtggGGTTGTGGGGTTttggtgatgtggtggtgtgggggtgtgggtttttggtgatgtggtggtgtggGGTTTTGGTGATGTGGGGTTTTGGTGATGTGGGGTTTTGGTGATGTGGGGTTTTGGTGGTGTGGTGATTTGGTGGTGTGGTGATTTGGTGGTGTGGTGATGTGGGGTGTGGG is drawn from Oncorhynchus tshawytscha isolate Ot180627B linkage group LG05, Otsh_v2.0, whole genome shotgun sequence and contains these coding sequences:
- the LOC112249982 gene encoding lysophospholipid acyltransferase 2-like — protein: MATETVSPACTGSSLLQPISEIINLPLDQVNFVVCQLFALLTAFWFRLYLHPSKTSPFVRHVVATLLGFYFALFCFGWYALHFLVQSGLTYGIMILTGVEHMHKYCLVVALGYLSFCQITRVYVFDYGMYSADFTGPMMVITQKITSLAFEIHDGMCRKEEQLTPNQKVLAIRRMPSLLEYFSYNCNFMGILAGPTSSYNDYIAFIEGTPCRRSKDHQTNGKTNGRHKQTDPSPNIEVVRKLATCFFSLMVFLSVCKVFPVERNIDDDFIATTPFYAQVVYLYLSMLTTRPKYYFVWTLADAINNAAGFGFNGYNSDGSPRWDLISNLRIMDIEFATSFKMFLDNWNIQTAHWLKRVCYERCPYNPTAATFILSAMWHGAYPGYYLTFLTGIVVTLAARAMRHNVRPYFLGSPSHKLLYDGITWAGTQIAICYTVVPFVLLSVGPSMKFYRSWYFSVHIGCVLLAVALPVKPRHLRLKEAPVLSHQDSTSTDGHCNQKTKAT